A part of Setaria viridis chromosome 8, Setaria_viridis_v4.0, whole genome shotgun sequence genomic DNA contains:
- the LOC117833632 gene encoding large ribosomal subunit protein uL16, producing MGRRPWRCYRQIKNKPYPKSRYNRGVPDPKIRIFDVGQKRRGVEEFPLCVHLVSWEKENVSSESLEAARIACNKYMAKHAGKDAFHLRVRAHPYHVLRINKMLSCAGADRLQTGMRGAFGKPTGTCARVGIGQVLLSVRCRDAHAAQAREALRRAKFKFPGRQRIITSGKWGFTDFSRAEYLKLKGEGRVVPDGSNAKLLTWHGSLADRKPSRVVYPPSVAEHA from the exons ATGGGCAGGA GGCCGTGGCGTTGCTACCGTCAGATCAAGAACAAGCCGTACCCAAAGTCCCGGTACAACCGTGGCGTCCCGGATCCGAAGATCCGCATCTTCGACGTGGGGCAGAAGCGGCGCGGCGTGGAGGAGTTCCCGCTGTGCGTGCACCTGGTGAGCTGGGAGAAGGAGAACGTCTCCAGCGAGTCGCTGGAGGCGGCCCGGATCGCGTGCAACAAGTACATGGCGAAGCACGCGGGGAAGGACGCGTTCCACCTCCGCGTCCGCGCCCACCCCTACCACGTCCTCCGCATCAACAAGATGCtctcctgcgccggcgccgaccgccTCCAGACCGGCATGCGCGGCGCCTTCGGCAAGCCCACGGGGACGTGCGCGCGCGTCGGCATCGGCCAGGTGCTCCTCTCGGTGAGGTGCCGCGACGCGCACGCGGCCCAGGCGCGCGAGGCGCTGCGCAGGGCCAAGTTCAAGTTCCCCGGACGGCAGAGGATCATCACCAGCGGCAAGTG GGGGTTCACCGACTTCTCGCGCGCCGAgtacctcaagctcaagggaGAGGGACGCGTCGTCCCCGACGGATCCAACGCCAAG TTGCTGACTTGGCACGGGTCGCTTGCGGATCGCAAGCCCAGCAGAGTCGTGTACCCACCCTCCGTTGCAGAGCATGCCTGA
- the LOC117866616 gene encoding disease resistance protein Pik-2 isoform X3, giving the protein MEIVTSVMSSLILKLAELLTDEYKLQTSLRGEIMFLKAELESMEAALEAVSEAPVNGNQVNIWASEVRELSYDIEDSIDQFMVCIDTHPSVTPQGFKGFISRSMRLLTAAKTQHHIATEIGDMKTLVKEVAERRNRYKVDSVVIPPSTAVNIDPRLHGIYEEPSKLIAICGPKEELSKLLVREGTSKQLKVISIVGVGGLGKTTLANVVYQQLKGQFECNAFVPVSLKPDMKRILSSILRQVSEQSYTNIETWDVVELINKIRQVLEDKRYLIVVDDIWDESAWNLIKDALVDNNCGSRVITTTRIAGIAATCCSFTDEDYTILRDQLIRRWIAEGIIHGTDVETLHNLGHNYFNELMNRSMIQPEHIDARGMVGACRVHDMVLDLITSLSTKENFAITSHHHQHKHLPRRIRRFSLHGSDEEHTRPEVALNLSHLRSLMVFPGATNMMPALSSFQVLRVLDLEGCRDLQNHQISNAGSLFHLRYLGLRDTNITSLPNEIGNLNYLQTLDLKQTSISYLPPTVVRLRQLMCLYIEPSVMLPDGIGNMESLQLLSSVGVSSSANFARELGRLTELRTLHISVISTWHENHKNSLVDSLCNLNKIQELHIDSTGMSTEFIVDLSWAPRYLKKFAGSVPRLPRWVNPLLSDLTTMIITLNMLRQEDIQSLGGLPFLQFLCLTVLTTDSAEERIIIRTHGANFQSLSEFHFHSFKMGLFFAQGAMPKLETLEVTLKVQERKAAYGDFDIGLENLSSIKQVIVRIRCTGSTVYEVDDADSALRRTAGLNLNHPKLEVIRYYEDEMVDAELQCNKETLKEEEKEEVVLQRRGPWGGDGGSTRDITMAPKSLKSVKVCSAVVVDSLSFSYLDRYGREHNTPLWGGVGGSIRMINLGPSEFVKEVSGTYGRFSHLPNVITSFTLVTNLCSYGPFGQPSGTPFHTRVDRTGSIVGFFGRSGKYLDAIGVYVRPFES; this is encoded by the exons ATGGAGATTGTGACAAGTGTGATGAGTTCCCTCATCCTCAAGCTGGCTGAGCTGCTAACCGACGAATACAAGTTGCAGACAAGCCTAAGAGGTGAGATCATGTTCCTGAAAGCCGAGCTCGAGAGCATGGAAGCTGCCCTCGAGGCAGTGTCAGAGGCTCCTGTAAATGGAAACCAGGTTAATATATGGGCAAGTGAGGTAAGGGAGCTGTCCTACGACATCGAGGACAGCATTGATCAATTCATGGTGTGCATCGACACCCATCCATCAGTAACACCACAGGGATTCAAAGGGTTCATTAGTAGGAGCATGCGATTGTTGACAGCAGCCAAGACTCAGCATCACATTGCGACAGAAATTGGAGATATGAAGACCCTTGTCAAGGAGGTGGCTGAGCGCCGCAATAGGTACAAGGTTGACAGTGTTGTCATCCCACCTTCTACGGCAGTAAATATTGACCCCCGTTTGCATGGTATCTATGAAGAACCATCAAAACTCATTGCAATCTGTGGCCCAAAAGAAGAACTATCTAAGTTGCTCGTTCGAGAGGGCACATCCAAGCAACTGAAAGTGATTTCCATTGTCGGAGTTGGTGGTTTGGGTAAGACAACTCTTGCTAATGTCGTGTACCAACAGTTGAAGGGACAATTCGAATGCAATGCTTTTGTGCCAGTGTCCCTCAAGCCTGATATGAAGAGAATTCTAAGCAGCATACTCCGTCAAGTTAGCGAGCAAAGTTATACGAACATTGAAACATGGGATGTTGTGGAACTTATCAACAAGATCAGACAAGTTCTTGAGGATAAGAG GTACTTGATTGTAGTTGATGATATCTGGGATGAATCGGCTTGGAATTTGATCAAAGATGCACTCGTTGATAACAACTGTGGTAGTAGAGTGATCACGACAACTCGAATAGCTGGGATTGCTGCAACATGCTGCTCTTTTACTGATG AGGATTACACTATTTTGAGGGATCAATTGATACGAAGATGGATAGCTGAAGGCATTATCCATGGCACTGATGTTGAAACTTTACATAATCTTGGGCACAATTACTTCAATGAGCTTATGAACAGGAGCATGATTCAACCTGAACATATTGATGCTCGTGGCATGGTAGGAGCTTGCCGTGTGCATGATATGGTGCTTGATCTCATCACTTCATTATCGACCAAAGAAAATTTCGCCATTACATCACATCATCACCAGCACAAACATCTTCCAAGGAGGATTCGCAGATTTTCCCTCCATGGTAGTGACGAAGAACACACCAGACCCGAGGTGGCCTTGAATTTGTCCCATTTGAGATCACTTATGGTCTTCCCTGGAGCTACTAACATGATGCCTGCTCTTTCAAGCTTTCAAGTTTTGCGAGTATTGGACTTAGAAGGTTGCCGTGACCTGCAGAACCATCAGATTAGTAATGCTGGTAGTTTATTTCATTTAAGGTATCTAGGACTGAGGGATACAAATATTACCAGCCTTCCAAACGAGATAGGGAATCTAAATTATTTGCAGACCCTGGACTTAAAGCAAACAAGCATAAGTTATCTTCCACCAACAGTTGTTCGGCTGAGACAACTGATGTGCCTATATATTGAACCATCAGTGATGCTGCCAGATGGTATAGGGAACATGGAGTCTCTACAATTGCTATCATCCGTTGGTGTCAGCAGCTCTGCAAACTTTGCAAGAGAACTAGGCAGGCTAACTGAATTGAGAACACTTCACATTTCAGTCATTAGCACATGGCATGAGAACCACAAGAATTCTTTGGTTGATTCTTTATGCAACCTGAATAAAATCCAAGAACTACATATTGATTCTACAGGAATGTCCACTGAGTTCATTGTGGATTTATCATGGGCTCCTCGCTATCTCAAAAAGTTCGCAGGAAGTGTGCCTCGATTGCCAAGGTGGGTGAACCCCTTGCTATCAGATCTGACAACTATGATCATTACACTGAACATGCTACGACAGGAGGATATCCAAAGTCTTGGAGGCTTACCTTTCCTGCAATTCCTTTGCCTTACTGTATTAACAACTGATTCTGCTGAAGAAAGGATCATCATTAGAACTCATGGAGCAAACTTCCAGTCCCTATCTGAGTTTCACTTTCATAGTTTTAAAATGGGCCTCTTTTTTGCACAAGGAGCTATGCCAAAGCTTGAAACCCTTGAGGTCACGCTCAAAGTGCAGGAGAGAAAGGCTGCATATGGTGATTTTGATATCGGCTTGGAGAACCTCTCTTCGATTAAGCAGGTCATCGTTAGGATTCGTTGTACAGGTTCCACAGTTTATGaggtggatgatgctgattctGCCTTGAGGAGGACAGCTGGTTTGAATCTCAACCATCCGAAGCTTGAGGTTATAAGGTATTACGAAGATGAAATGGTAGATGCCGAACTCCAATGCAATAAGGAAACAttgaaagaggaggaaaaagaggag GTTGTTCTTCAGAGAAGAGGGCCATGGGGCGGAGATGGAGGGAGCACTCGTGACATCACAATGGCACCCAAAAGTCTAAAAAGCGTGAAAGTTTGTAGTGCTGTGGTGGTGGATTCACTCAGTTTTTCCTACCTCGACAGATATGGGAGGGAACACAACACGCCACTTTGGGGTGGTGTTGGGGGGAGTATCCGTATG ATTAACCTTGGTCCGTCAGAGTTTGTGAAGGAGGTTTCCGGGACATACGGTCGTTTCTCTCATCTTCCTAATGTTATTACGTCATTCACCCTGGTGACCAATTTATGCAGCTACGGACCTTTCGGACAACCTAGTGGAACCCCCTTTCACACTCGAGTAGACAGAACTGGCAGCATTGTTGGCTTCTTTGGGCGCTCTGGGAAGTATCTTGATGCAATTGGTGTTTATGTTCGCCCTTTTGAATCGTAG
- the LOC117866616 gene encoding disease resistance protein RGA5 isoform X1, producing MEIVTSVMSSLILKLAELLTDEYKLQTSLRGEIMFLKAELESMEAALEAVSEAPVNGNQVNIWASEVRELSYDIEDSIDQFMVCIDTHPSVTPQGFKGFISRSMRLLTAAKTQHHIATEIGDMKTLVKEVAERRNRYKVDSVVIPPSTAVNIDPRLHGIYEEPSKLIAICGPKEELSKLLVREGTSKQLKVISIVGVGGLGKTTLANVVYQQLKGQFECNAFVPVSLKPDMKRILSSILRQVSEQSYTNIETWDVVELINKIRQVLEDKRYLIVVDDIWDESAWNLIKDALVDNNCGSRVITTTRIAGIAATCCSFTDGIIYKLKPLSHNDSMKLFYKRIFGDQDHCHPELKEISEKILRKCYGVPLAIITIASLLANKPRNINQWNSVHSSIGNGTEKFPSMENMRQILSISYYDLPSHLKPCLLYLSIFPEDYTILRDQLIRRWIAEGIIHGTDVETLHNLGHNYFNELMNRSMIQPEHIDARGMVGACRVHDMVLDLITSLSTKENFAITSHHHQHKHLPRRIRRFSLHGSDEEHTRPEVALNLSHLRSLMVFPGATNMMPALSSFQVLRVLDLEGCRDLQNHQISNAGSLFHLRYLGLRDTNITSLPNEIGNLNYLQTLDLKQTSISYLPPTVVRLRQLMCLYIEPSVMLPDGIGNMESLQLLSSVGVSSSANFARELGRLTELRTLHISVISTWHENHKNSLVDSLCNLNKIQELHIDSTGMSTEFIVDLSWAPRYLKKFAGSVPRLPRWVNPLLSDLTTMIITLNMLRQEDIQSLGGLPFLQFLCLTVLTTDSAEERIIIRTHGANFQSLSEFHFHSFKMGLFFAQGAMPKLETLEVTLKVQERKAAYGDFDIGLENLSSIKQVIVRIRCTGSTVYEVDDADSALRRTAGLNLNHPKLEVIRYYEDEMVDAELQCNKETLKEEEKEEVVLQRRGPWGGDGGSTRDITMAPKSLKSVKVCSAVVVDSLSFSYLDRYGREHNTPLWGGVGGSIRMINLGPSEFVKEVSGTYGRFSHLPNVITSFTLVTNLCSYGPFGQPSGTPFHTRVDRTGSIVGFFGRSGKYLDAIGVYVRPFES from the exons ATGGAGATTGTGACAAGTGTGATGAGTTCCCTCATCCTCAAGCTGGCTGAGCTGCTAACCGACGAATACAAGTTGCAGACAAGCCTAAGAGGTGAGATCATGTTCCTGAAAGCCGAGCTCGAGAGCATGGAAGCTGCCCTCGAGGCAGTGTCAGAGGCTCCTGTAAATGGAAACCAGGTTAATATATGGGCAAGTGAGGTAAGGGAGCTGTCCTACGACATCGAGGACAGCATTGATCAATTCATGGTGTGCATCGACACCCATCCATCAGTAACACCACAGGGATTCAAAGGGTTCATTAGTAGGAGCATGCGATTGTTGACAGCAGCCAAGACTCAGCATCACATTGCGACAGAAATTGGAGATATGAAGACCCTTGTCAAGGAGGTGGCTGAGCGCCGCAATAGGTACAAGGTTGACAGTGTTGTCATCCCACCTTCTACGGCAGTAAATATTGACCCCCGTTTGCATGGTATCTATGAAGAACCATCAAAACTCATTGCAATCTGTGGCCCAAAAGAAGAACTATCTAAGTTGCTCGTTCGAGAGGGCACATCCAAGCAACTGAAAGTGATTTCCATTGTCGGAGTTGGTGGTTTGGGTAAGACAACTCTTGCTAATGTCGTGTACCAACAGTTGAAGGGACAATTCGAATGCAATGCTTTTGTGCCAGTGTCCCTCAAGCCTGATATGAAGAGAATTCTAAGCAGCATACTCCGTCAAGTTAGCGAGCAAAGTTATACGAACATTGAAACATGGGATGTTGTGGAACTTATCAACAAGATCAGACAAGTTCTTGAGGATAAGAG GTACTTGATTGTAGTTGATGATATCTGGGATGAATCGGCTTGGAATTTGATCAAAGATGCACTCGTTGATAACAACTGTGGTAGTAGAGTGATCACGACAACTCGAATAGCTGGGATTGCTGCAACATGCTGCTCTTTTACTGATGGTATAATCTATAAGCTAAAACCTCTTTCTCATAATGACTCAATGAAGTTATTCTACAAAAGAATATTTGGCGACCAAGATCATTGCCATCCAGAACTGAAAGAAATATCAGAGAAAATTTTGAGAAAATGTTATGGAGTGCCACTAGCCATCATTACTATAGCTAGTCTTTTGGCTAATAAACCAAGGAATATAAACCAGTGGAACAGTGTGCATAGTTCCATCGGTAATGGAACTGAAAAGTTCCCTAGTATGGAGAACATGCGCCAAATATTGTCTATCAGCTACTATGATTTACCTTCCCATTTAAAACCTTGTTTGCTATATCTAAGTATTTTTCCAGAGGATTACACTATTTTGAGGGATCAATTGATACGAAGATGGATAGCTGAAGGCATTATCCATGGCACTGATGTTGAAACTTTACATAATCTTGGGCACAATTACTTCAATGAGCTTATGAACAGGAGCATGATTCAACCTGAACATATTGATGCTCGTGGCATGGTAGGAGCTTGCCGTGTGCATGATATGGTGCTTGATCTCATCACTTCATTATCGACCAAAGAAAATTTCGCCATTACATCACATCATCACCAGCACAAACATCTTCCAAGGAGGATTCGCAGATTTTCCCTCCATGGTAGTGACGAAGAACACACCAGACCCGAGGTGGCCTTGAATTTGTCCCATTTGAGATCACTTATGGTCTTCCCTGGAGCTACTAACATGATGCCTGCTCTTTCAAGCTTTCAAGTTTTGCGAGTATTGGACTTAGAAGGTTGCCGTGACCTGCAGAACCATCAGATTAGTAATGCTGGTAGTTTATTTCATTTAAGGTATCTAGGACTGAGGGATACAAATATTACCAGCCTTCCAAACGAGATAGGGAATCTAAATTATTTGCAGACCCTGGACTTAAAGCAAACAAGCATAAGTTATCTTCCACCAACAGTTGTTCGGCTGAGACAACTGATGTGCCTATATATTGAACCATCAGTGATGCTGCCAGATGGTATAGGGAACATGGAGTCTCTACAATTGCTATCATCCGTTGGTGTCAGCAGCTCTGCAAACTTTGCAAGAGAACTAGGCAGGCTAACTGAATTGAGAACACTTCACATTTCAGTCATTAGCACATGGCATGAGAACCACAAGAATTCTTTGGTTGATTCTTTATGCAACCTGAATAAAATCCAAGAACTACATATTGATTCTACAGGAATGTCCACTGAGTTCATTGTGGATTTATCATGGGCTCCTCGCTATCTCAAAAAGTTCGCAGGAAGTGTGCCTCGATTGCCAAGGTGGGTGAACCCCTTGCTATCAGATCTGACAACTATGATCATTACACTGAACATGCTACGACAGGAGGATATCCAAAGTCTTGGAGGCTTACCTTTCCTGCAATTCCTTTGCCTTACTGTATTAACAACTGATTCTGCTGAAGAAAGGATCATCATTAGAACTCATGGAGCAAACTTCCAGTCCCTATCTGAGTTTCACTTTCATAGTTTTAAAATGGGCCTCTTTTTTGCACAAGGAGCTATGCCAAAGCTTGAAACCCTTGAGGTCACGCTCAAAGTGCAGGAGAGAAAGGCTGCATATGGTGATTTTGATATCGGCTTGGAGAACCTCTCTTCGATTAAGCAGGTCATCGTTAGGATTCGTTGTACAGGTTCCACAGTTTATGaggtggatgatgctgattctGCCTTGAGGAGGACAGCTGGTTTGAATCTCAACCATCCGAAGCTTGAGGTTATAAGGTATTACGAAGATGAAATGGTAGATGCCGAACTCCAATGCAATAAGGAAACAttgaaagaggaggaaaaagaggag GTTGTTCTTCAGAGAAGAGGGCCATGGGGCGGAGATGGAGGGAGCACTCGTGACATCACAATGGCACCCAAAAGTCTAAAAAGCGTGAAAGTTTGTAGTGCTGTGGTGGTGGATTCACTCAGTTTTTCCTACCTCGACAGATATGGGAGGGAACACAACACGCCACTTTGGGGTGGTGTTGGGGGGAGTATCCGTATG ATTAACCTTGGTCCGTCAGAGTTTGTGAAGGAGGTTTCCGGGACATACGGTCGTTTCTCTCATCTTCCTAATGTTATTACGTCATTCACCCTGGTGACCAATTTATGCAGCTACGGACCTTTCGGACAACCTAGTGGAACCCCCTTTCACACTCGAGTAGACAGAACTGGCAGCATTGTTGGCTTCTTTGGGCGCTCTGGGAAGTATCTTGATGCAATTGGTGTTTATGTTCGCCCTTTTGAATCGTAG
- the LOC117866616 gene encoding disease resistance protein RGA5 isoform X2, with translation MEIVTSVMSSLILKLAELLTDEYKLQTSLRGEIMFLKAELESMEAALEAVSEAPVNGNQVNIWASEVRELSYDIEDSIDQFMVCIDTHPSVTPQGFKGFISRSMRLLTAAKTQHHIATEIGDMKTLVKEVAERRNRYKVDSVVIPPSTAVNIDPRLHGIYEEPSKLIAICGPKEELSKLLVREGTSKQLKVISIVGVGGLGKTTLANVVYQQLKGQFECNAFVPVSLKPDMKRILSSILRQVSEQSYTNIETWDVVELINKIRQVLEDKRYLIVVDDIWDESAWNLIKDALVDNNCGSRVITTTRIAGIAATCCSFTDGIIYKLKPLSHNDSMKLFYKRIFGDQDHCHPELKEISEKILRKCYGVPLAIITIASLLANKPRNINQWNSVHSSIGNGTEKFPSMENMRQILSISYYDLPSHLKPCLLYLSIFPEDYTILRDQLIRRWIAEGIIHGTDVETLHNLGHNYFNELMNRSMIQPEHIDARGMVGACRVHDMVLDLITSLSTKENFAITSHHHQHKHLPRRIRRFSLHGSDEEHTRPEVALNLSHLRSLMVFPGATNMMPALSSFQVLRVLDLEGCRDLQNHQISNAGSLFHLRYLGLRDTNITSLPNEIGNLNYLQTLDLKQTSISYLPPTVVRLRQLMCLYIEPSVMLPDGIGNMESLQLLSSVGVSSSANFARELGRLTELRTLHISVISTWHENHKNSLVDSLCNLNKIQELHIDSTGMSTEFIVDLSWAPRYLKKFAGSVPRLPRWVNPLLSDLTTMIITLNMLRQEDIQSLGGLPFLQFLCLTVLTTDSAEERIIIRTHGANFQSLSEFHFHSFKMGLFFAQGAMPKLETLEVTLKVQERKAAYGDFDIGLENLSSIKQVIVRIRCTGSTVYEVDDADSALRRTAGLNLNHPKLEVIRYYEDEMVDAELQCNKETLKEEEKEERRGPWGGDGGSTRDITMAPKSLKSVKVCSAVVVDSLSFSYLDRYGREHNTPLWGGVGGSIRMINLGPSEFVKEVSGTYGRFSHLPNVITSFTLVTNLCSYGPFGQPSGTPFHTRVDRTGSIVGFFGRSGKYLDAIGVYVRPFES, from the exons ATGGAGATTGTGACAAGTGTGATGAGTTCCCTCATCCTCAAGCTGGCTGAGCTGCTAACCGACGAATACAAGTTGCAGACAAGCCTAAGAGGTGAGATCATGTTCCTGAAAGCCGAGCTCGAGAGCATGGAAGCTGCCCTCGAGGCAGTGTCAGAGGCTCCTGTAAATGGAAACCAGGTTAATATATGGGCAAGTGAGGTAAGGGAGCTGTCCTACGACATCGAGGACAGCATTGATCAATTCATGGTGTGCATCGACACCCATCCATCAGTAACACCACAGGGATTCAAAGGGTTCATTAGTAGGAGCATGCGATTGTTGACAGCAGCCAAGACTCAGCATCACATTGCGACAGAAATTGGAGATATGAAGACCCTTGTCAAGGAGGTGGCTGAGCGCCGCAATAGGTACAAGGTTGACAGTGTTGTCATCCCACCTTCTACGGCAGTAAATATTGACCCCCGTTTGCATGGTATCTATGAAGAACCATCAAAACTCATTGCAATCTGTGGCCCAAAAGAAGAACTATCTAAGTTGCTCGTTCGAGAGGGCACATCCAAGCAACTGAAAGTGATTTCCATTGTCGGAGTTGGTGGTTTGGGTAAGACAACTCTTGCTAATGTCGTGTACCAACAGTTGAAGGGACAATTCGAATGCAATGCTTTTGTGCCAGTGTCCCTCAAGCCTGATATGAAGAGAATTCTAAGCAGCATACTCCGTCAAGTTAGCGAGCAAAGTTATACGAACATTGAAACATGGGATGTTGTGGAACTTATCAACAAGATCAGACAAGTTCTTGAGGATAAGAG GTACTTGATTGTAGTTGATGATATCTGGGATGAATCGGCTTGGAATTTGATCAAAGATGCACTCGTTGATAACAACTGTGGTAGTAGAGTGATCACGACAACTCGAATAGCTGGGATTGCTGCAACATGCTGCTCTTTTACTGATGGTATAATCTATAAGCTAAAACCTCTTTCTCATAATGACTCAATGAAGTTATTCTACAAAAGAATATTTGGCGACCAAGATCATTGCCATCCAGAACTGAAAGAAATATCAGAGAAAATTTTGAGAAAATGTTATGGAGTGCCACTAGCCATCATTACTATAGCTAGTCTTTTGGCTAATAAACCAAGGAATATAAACCAGTGGAACAGTGTGCATAGTTCCATCGGTAATGGAACTGAAAAGTTCCCTAGTATGGAGAACATGCGCCAAATATTGTCTATCAGCTACTATGATTTACCTTCCCATTTAAAACCTTGTTTGCTATATCTAAGTATTTTTCCAGAGGATTACACTATTTTGAGGGATCAATTGATACGAAGATGGATAGCTGAAGGCATTATCCATGGCACTGATGTTGAAACTTTACATAATCTTGGGCACAATTACTTCAATGAGCTTATGAACAGGAGCATGATTCAACCTGAACATATTGATGCTCGTGGCATGGTAGGAGCTTGCCGTGTGCATGATATGGTGCTTGATCTCATCACTTCATTATCGACCAAAGAAAATTTCGCCATTACATCACATCATCACCAGCACAAACATCTTCCAAGGAGGATTCGCAGATTTTCCCTCCATGGTAGTGACGAAGAACACACCAGACCCGAGGTGGCCTTGAATTTGTCCCATTTGAGATCACTTATGGTCTTCCCTGGAGCTACTAACATGATGCCTGCTCTTTCAAGCTTTCAAGTTTTGCGAGTATTGGACTTAGAAGGTTGCCGTGACCTGCAGAACCATCAGATTAGTAATGCTGGTAGTTTATTTCATTTAAGGTATCTAGGACTGAGGGATACAAATATTACCAGCCTTCCAAACGAGATAGGGAATCTAAATTATTTGCAGACCCTGGACTTAAAGCAAACAAGCATAAGTTATCTTCCACCAACAGTTGTTCGGCTGAGACAACTGATGTGCCTATATATTGAACCATCAGTGATGCTGCCAGATGGTATAGGGAACATGGAGTCTCTACAATTGCTATCATCCGTTGGTGTCAGCAGCTCTGCAAACTTTGCAAGAGAACTAGGCAGGCTAACTGAATTGAGAACACTTCACATTTCAGTCATTAGCACATGGCATGAGAACCACAAGAATTCTTTGGTTGATTCTTTATGCAACCTGAATAAAATCCAAGAACTACATATTGATTCTACAGGAATGTCCACTGAGTTCATTGTGGATTTATCATGGGCTCCTCGCTATCTCAAAAAGTTCGCAGGAAGTGTGCCTCGATTGCCAAGGTGGGTGAACCCCTTGCTATCAGATCTGACAACTATGATCATTACACTGAACATGCTACGACAGGAGGATATCCAAAGTCTTGGAGGCTTACCTTTCCTGCAATTCCTTTGCCTTACTGTATTAACAACTGATTCTGCTGAAGAAAGGATCATCATTAGAACTCATGGAGCAAACTTCCAGTCCCTATCTGAGTTTCACTTTCATAGTTTTAAAATGGGCCTCTTTTTTGCACAAGGAGCTATGCCAAAGCTTGAAACCCTTGAGGTCACGCTCAAAGTGCAGGAGAGAAAGGCTGCATATGGTGATTTTGATATCGGCTTGGAGAACCTCTCTTCGATTAAGCAGGTCATCGTTAGGATTCGTTGTACAGGTTCCACAGTTTATGaggtggatgatgctgattctGCCTTGAGGAGGACAGCTGGTTTGAATCTCAACCATCCGAAGCTTGAGGTTATAAGGTATTACGAAGATGAAATGGTAGATGCCGAACTCCAATGCAATAAGGAAACAttgaaagaggaggaaaaagaggag AGAAGAGGGCCATGGGGCGGAGATGGAGGGAGCACTCGTGACATCACAATGGCACCCAAAAGTCTAAAAAGCGTGAAAGTTTGTAGTGCTGTGGTGGTGGATTCACTCAGTTTTTCCTACCTCGACAGATATGGGAGGGAACACAACACGCCACTTTGGGGTGGTGTTGGGGGGAGTATCCGTATG ATTAACCTTGGTCCGTCAGAGTTTGTGAAGGAGGTTTCCGGGACATACGGTCGTTTCTCTCATCTTCCTAATGTTATTACGTCATTCACCCTGGTGACCAATTTATGCAGCTACGGACCTTTCGGACAACCTAGTGGAACCCCCTTTCACACTCGAGTAGACAGAACTGGCAGCATTGTTGGCTTCTTTGGGCGCTCTGGGAAGTATCTTGATGCAATTGGTGTTTATGTTCGCCCTTTTGAATCGTAG